From Deinococcus aquaticus, one genomic window encodes:
- the hslO gene encoding Hsp33 family molecular chaperone HslO: protein MTASTPASYVLRGTAAGGTLRIVGMDSTQVVEDARVRHHLSKTATAALGRTLTGSVLLATVLGKRSDSRVTVRVEGDGPVGFIVAEGSVDGRVRGYVRQPDADLPLRERDGKLDVSGIVGTQGELSVTRLLDNGEPYTGSAHLVSGEIAEDISTYLGVSEQIPNAVLLGVYEEGGRVAHAGGLLIQAMPGVTDETLGKLEANIRAMGQITDNLRRGGLMEAINRATDGLNVQLAAEAQGSRFECRCSREKASDSLKFFDAGERQEMIDAGGQEIVCHWCGEHYQITPDEIAALDATDTPARA from the coding sequence ATGACTGCTTCCACCCCCGCCTCCTACGTCCTGCGCGGCACCGCCGCAGGCGGCACCCTGCGCATCGTGGGCATGGACTCCACGCAGGTCGTCGAGGACGCCCGCGTGCGCCACCACCTCAGCAAGACCGCCACGGCCGCGCTGGGCCGCACCCTGACCGGCAGCGTCCTGCTAGCCACCGTGCTCGGCAAACGCAGCGACAGCCGCGTCACCGTGCGCGTCGAGGGCGACGGCCCGGTCGGCTTCATCGTCGCCGAGGGCAGCGTGGACGGCCGCGTGCGCGGGTACGTGCGCCAGCCCGACGCGGACCTGCCCCTGCGCGAACGCGACGGCAAACTCGACGTGAGCGGCATCGTCGGCACGCAGGGCGAACTGAGCGTCACCCGCCTGCTCGACAACGGCGAGCCCTACACCGGCAGCGCCCACCTCGTCAGCGGCGAGATCGCCGAGGACATCAGCACCTACCTCGGCGTCTCCGAACAGATCCCGAACGCCGTGCTGCTCGGCGTGTACGAGGAAGGCGGCCGCGTCGCGCACGCCGGCGGCCTGCTCATCCAGGCGATGCCCGGCGTCACCGACGAAACCCTCGGGAAACTCGAAGCGAACATCCGCGCCATGGGCCAGATCACCGACAACCTCCGCCGGGGCGGCCTGATGGAAGCCATCAACCGCGCCACCGACGGCCTGAACGTGCAACTCGCCGCCGAGGCGCAGGGCTCCCGCTTCGAATGCCGCTGCTCCCGCGAGAAGGCCAGCGACTCCCTGAAATTCTTCGACGCTGGCGAACGCCAGGAGATGATCGACGCCGGCGGGCAGGAGATCGTGTGCCACTGGTGCGGCGAACACTACCAGATCACCCCCGACGAGATCGCCGCGCTGGACGCCACCGACACCCCCGCCCGCGCCTGA